In Lolium perenne isolate Kyuss_39 chromosome 5, Kyuss_2.0, whole genome shotgun sequence, the sequence TGTGTAGCGTTCAAGCTGCAGTAGCATTGCAGGCAAAGAGTAACTATCTCTTTGTTCATAGCATGCATCCTGAGTAAATATTACCAAAGTGAAATTATTCTGGGAATTAAATATTCATTCCACTAAACATTAATACATTATAACCTCAAACCCCAAACGTATTTTCATGAGAGATATCCAAGTAATAGTATTCAAGTAGTAAATTCATCAAACTGCTAGTACAAATGGGCGCATGTGCTAAAGAGAATACCTCTTCATCAGAGCTTGTAGGATTCATGAGCGAGTAGAAACAGCAAAGTTGCACACATGCTTTCATTGAGTGTTCTGTTTAAGAATTAGAAATGATCTTTAGACCAAATATTATTTTACTTCTTTACATTAGGTACAGATTGCATAGCTTAACCTTTACGTAATGCATAATTACAATGTTGACCTAGGTGGGGAGGGGGGAAAGGAAGAGGACCTCAAGGGACCACCAGTGGCATGAACTTTCTAATCCTCTGGTTGACTCTGTTGGATAGCACAAAACAAAAGACTAAATCTGAAACAATAGAGAACGGGAAGAACACCAAAATCTGAACCAAATGGAACACGAACAGATGGTCCACAAACTCTCGCCTGCGACCGTCGGCTGCCCGAAATCAGTTGTCCTGGTTCCTCCCGAGGTTGTGGTTTGAGCAGATGAAGTATCACAGTCTTTGCCTTACCGGGCTGGTCATGTCGCAACATTGTGGCCATGGCCGTGCGGCATAGCGGATGTGGCGCTATCTCGGCAGCCCTAATGCGGAAGACGGGGAGGCAGGGTCCGGCGTGATGGCGCATGATGTGGAGGTGGCCTTGTGACCTAGAGGAGGCGACGGACGCGGTGGAATGATAGCTCTGGGAAGGGGAGGAGGGGTGGCGACCCAATAATCTTAAGCAATCGATGAGGAAGGacatgaaaaaaatcaggaatgaGGGTCCTCACCATCACCAGTGAGGGACTTTTTCCATCAAATTAGCAAAATAGGCGATGAGAAACCGCATGAGTGGTGGCCGTCACCTCTTTTTTTCCGCTAATACCGACGCCTCCTTTTGAGCAGTGCTCCGTTCGTCCATCAGCGCtgcttttttttcgaaatgggagcatcgccccggcctctgcatcaatagatgcacacaacCTTTTATTAAAAGTTTTAAAATTTAGAATTCATACAACTCATGGATCACATAAAGTGTACACGAAGATTAACCAAAGGAAAATAAAAAGAATGAGTCTCTTAAGCATCTTGTAATCTTCTAGTAAGCTGCCAGCCACCCAGGTTGTAGATATCCCGAGCTACCATCTCCAGACGGATGCATCCAGAATCCATATGTGTACGTTGTGCCTCCGGCAGAAGGTAAGACCATTCGTGGATCCAATGTGTAACCATACGGATAACCTGTAAAAAATGAGAGTTCGTActctcactagtaggaaaaccattATAGGTAGAAACAACAACTGTGGCGCAGCATATTAACCATGCGCCACAaaaaaatttctgtggcgcaccaagctctatgcgccacaaaaatggagcaacttctgtggcgcacggtaagcgcatgcgccacagaaagtggacattctgtggcgcactatggccagtgcgccacagaaagttagtGGGGCCCACGCGGGGTCCACCACTGCACATGGGCGAaggatattctgtggcgcatggagcaatgtgcgccacagaaatttagacttctgtggcgcacattgctccatgcgccacagaacatcCAGCGGGGACCACCCCCCGGCTCACGCCACcaagattctgtggcgcatgtgctggtatgcgccacagaagtgaaacattctgtggcgcatatcgccatatgcgccacagaatgagCACAGTAGATCTAGGCTTTTCCCTCTTCTCTTCCACCCACACCACACTTTCCATTCTTGTCTACTCTAACCAGCTCGTGTTGCTCCTCTCTTTCACTCCATTTTAGTCATACTTTTCTCCATTGTTGATAGCTCTAAGCCTATTTTGTGGGCATATTTGTAAGGGGAAGCCACTCCAACTTGTAGAGGGTACTAAAAACCACAATTCTCTTTCCCTCCTCCATTTTCCCTCTTGCATGGTCCATTGCTTTCTCTCCACCACCCCATCCTCTTGCTCCACCATGATTGGTAGATTTGTGAGAGGTTGAGTACTATTGGATGCAtgttttgtatgtatggatgtttTGTAGGTGAAGATTATCGCGCTCCCGGACGGTTTGCGATGGCGAGACGATGATGTTTATACTTGTTGAGCTTTGTGTTGCGGTTGAATGTTTGCTTGCGAAGAAGCTTATttgtgttgttggtgttgttggtttgTGCCGgcgtgtggtgcatggatgtttgccgaaatgttgattcatttccatttcggcaaatttttgcactagccatatgtcctacttttaggataggtcatgccgaaattttccggcgATCATGCATGCATGTGTGTTTGTGCATGATGTGTGTGGTTCTAATTAACTCTCTTTTGCTCTATGTATGACGCGCAGTGAACCATGGTCGTCCATATGAGGGAAGGCCAAGTGGTTAGATACAAGGTGAATGCGAAGGCCGACATGGTTAGGAACAACATGACcctgataagatgtccgtgtcgaaaaTGCGGACTCCGGCAGTGGATCGACCCTGATTCTGGACAACTGGAGGAACACCTGCTCAGGCGCGGTTTCATGCTCGGCTTCAATGAGGAGCCGGCGGCAAATGTTGGtcatgaagaagaggatgacatCGGGCGAGAAGACGAAGAGTCtcccgaacatggtgttcatcatgAGGCCGATGAAGGAGATGATGATGCCGgagcagatggtggtggagaagccGAGAGCACGCAGACGCCGCTAACGTCGGCCTTGCGGGACCCTCATGTTCAAGAGCTGCTCCTGAAGGACACGGGCAACGCCAAACCTGAAGCCAAGCTGGCGCAAATGGAGGTAGACGGGATGACTCCATTGTATCCAGGGTGTCGGCCCGAGGATACACGCTTGAGTGTAACGCTCGAGTGTCTGGAGATGAAGGCGGAACACAAATGGACCGACAGCAGCTTCAGCGATAACATGAAATCCTGGCATGCTCGTCTTCCCAAGGACAACACATTGCCAACAAGTATCGACGAGGCCAAGAAAATAGTTTGCCCACTCAACCTCCCGCACGTAAAGTACCACGCATGCATCAATGATTGTGCACTTTTCCGGGATGAGTACAAGGACATAACCACATGTCCAGTGTGCGGGCACGGACGGTACAAGAGAGGGAACAAGAAAGTTCCTCTGAAAGTTgtctggtactttcctatcactccccgtctgcagcggtatttcgtagatcctaaggaagcaaagctcatgcaatggcacgcggaaagggagAAGCCCACAGATGATCCGGAGAAGGGCAAGATCCTGACACACCCTGCAGacgctagccagtggaatgcgttggaCATTGAGTTCGCAGATGAGTTCGGGAGCGAACCGAGGAACGTTCGTTTGGGCAtgagcaccgacggactcaatccctttggaaaccagagtagcacgcatagcacctggcccatgTTTGTATGGCCATACAACCTCCCCCCCTGGCTGTGCACAAAGCAGCGGTACGTACACATGAGTATTCttattcaggggccgaaacaaccggGTGTGGACATGCATCTGTATCTCAGTCTGTTGAAAGAGGAGTTAGCCACGCTGTGGGAGACGCCGGCCCGTACTTGGGACGCGTACAAAAGAGATTATTTCCCTCTCAGAGCCGCATTGCTAACGACAGTGcaggactatcctggttacgcatatgtagcGTGCCAAGTGAACCACGGATTCAACGCATGTGTCAAGTGCATGGATAAGACCCCGCATCTGCAGCTGCCGAAGGTGCCCGGGTCTTCTAAAACTGTGTTCCAAGGGACTCGAATGTGGCTTCGCTtcgatcacccgtggagaaaacgcaaggatctgttcaaTGGCGAAGAGGAGTTCGAAAGAGCCCCACGACCGAGGAGCGGCGAAGAAATATCCGAGCTTTTGGAAAATTGGGAAGATTGCCccgcgccgggaaagaagcgaccgagaGAATCGCCGTTGCTAGgcgtatggaaagcgaggtccgTTTTCTGGGACCTGccgtactggaaggtcctccacacgccccatagcctcgatgtcatgcacatcacgaaaaACGTTACCGAGAGCCTACTTGGCACTCTGATGAACATGCCAGAGAGGACCAAGGATGGCCCGAAAGCAAGAACCGACCTGAAATTGCTTGGCCTCAAGAAAGAACTTCAGTACCCCACcgatagtgatgatgatgatgatgaacagacGGAAATGACTCAGGGTCGCCACAAAAGGGCTAAGATAAATGAGGTGGTGGTGCTTAAACCTGCCTGCTTCACTCTGAGCGATGAGGAGCTCGAGAGGTTTTTCGAGTGCCTCCTAGGAGtcaaagttcctcacggttactctgggaaaataagcagatatctggacgtagcgaagaagaggtttagcgggatgaagtctcatgactatcacgtgctgatgacgcagatacttcccgttgcgatgcGAGGGATAATGGACGACCACGTCCGCGAGACGCTGTTTGGCCTCtgcaacttcttcgacgtcatctcTAGGAAGTCCATCGGCGTTAAGCAGCTCAACAGGCTACAAGAAGAGATCGTCGAGATACTATgcgagctcgagatttacttcccgcccgcGATCTTTGACATCATGGTGCATCTGCTTGTCCATGTAGTGGATGACATCATCCACCTCGGGCCGACATTCCTGCACAACATGATGCCATTCAAAAGGTTGAACGGTGTCATCAAAGGATTCGTTCACAACAGGGCCCGTCCAGatggaagcatagccaagggctttctcacctacgagtgcatctccttctgccagaactACCTAAGCACCGAGAACGAGGATGTCGGTCTGCCCACCAGGAAGCACGTCGGCAGGCTAGAAGGGTttggtcaccgcgagggctaccgcgcAATGCATGTCGGCATCGCTGGTCGACgcgccgactttgacagggcacaccgagtcgcgctacaacacatagaatTGGTCAGCCCTTGGGTGGATAAGCACAAAAGCTTAATCGAGCAGGAGTTCATCGACCTAGGCCGGCCGAGGAAAACGGGAGACGTTACGaaagagcacaactccagcttcacgggGTGGTTCAAGAAAAGGCTACTGGAAAGTCCCACACCGACGCCTTGTACTGAAGAGCAGAAACTCATATTCTCCCTGTCACAGGGACCCGGGCacaacgtaaggacctatcagtcgtacgacatcaacggctatagattctacaccgaggagaaGGACAAGAATAGCGAatatcaaaactcaggagtaactatgctatCCTACACCGATGACAAGACTGATGTCAAGGAAAGATtctacggaaggatcgaggagatttGGGAACTCGACTATGTTGGAGAGACGATGCCGATGTtccgtgtgagatgggccaagagcGTCGAAAAAGATGGactgtatttcaccaccatggttatacccgatgccaaATCGAAGACCCcctccgcgaaaaatgagccgtGGGTGCTCgctagccaagttgaccaatgcttcttcattaccgacccgtcaaagcccagccgtgtggtcgtgaggaggggcaagaggagcatcatcggaatggaaggAGACGCCGACAAGCAAGACATCGACAAGAACGGCGATCCGAAGAtcgaagaggaatttgacaagtacTTCGACAAGCCTACTACTTATTcgaaagtaagaaggaagaccaccCTACCGGCTAAAGGTTGCCCGTACATgagaagaaatctcaaggtggccgggcTAAAGTATTCAACAACGGCCGCGATGAAGAAGGGCAAGAACATTGTCAAGAAACGCTAGCTAGCCACCAATCGGAACCGAGAAGTTCATTGTGCCTTTTTTTTGTACTCTAATTCACACATATATGtactttggcaaaaacacatgtgTGTACATGTGTGTGTATGACACAAGCACCATGCATGTGTGTGATGTGGTTTTTTTTTGTACTCTAATTCACACATATATGtactttggcaaaaacacatgtgTGTACATGTGTGTGTATGACACAAGCACCATGCATGTGTGTGATGTGGTTTTTTTGTTTACTCTAATGCAGACATATATGTTctttggcaaaaacacaagtgtgtatatgtgtgtgatgTGATTTTTTTGAATTATCTATATTAGGAACATATAATGTAGGGGAGAAATAAATTTTATAAGGAAaataacttct encodes:
- the LOC139831692 gene encoding uncharacterized protein, coding for MVVHMREGQVVRYKVNAKADMVRNNMTLIRCPCRKCGLRQWIDPDSGQLEEHLLRRGFMLGFNEEPAANVGHEEEDDIGREDEESPEHGVHHEADEGDDDAGADGGGEAESTQTPLTSALRDPHVQELLLKDTGNAKPEAKLAQMEVDGMTPLYPGCRPEDTRLSVTLECLEMKAEHKWTDSSFSDNMKSWHARLPKDNTLPTSIDEAKKIVCPLNLPHVKYHACINDCALFRDEYKDITTCPVCGHGRYKRGNKKVPLKVVWEKPTDDPEKGKILTHPADASQWNALDIEFADEFGSEPRNVQRTKDGPKARTDLKLLGLKKELQYPTDSDDDDDEQTEMTQGRHKRAKINEVVVLKPACFTLSDEELERFFECLLGVKILPVAMRGIMDDHVRETLFGLCNFFDVISRKSIGVKQLNRLQEEIVEILCELEIYFPPAIFDIMNYLSTENEDVGLPTRKHVGRLEGFGHREGYRAMHVGIAGRRADFDRAHRVALQHIELVSPWVDKHKSLIEQEFIDLGRPRKTGDVTKEHNSSFTGWFKKRFYTEEKDKNSEYQNSGVTMLSYTDDKTDVKERFYGRIEEIWELDYVGETMPMFRVRWAKSVEKDGLDFK